One segment of Nostoc piscinale CENA21 DNA contains the following:
- a CDS encoding type IV pilus twitching motility protein PilT, with the protein MTETQNSANSHPAAPRNVPPMPPPPPSLTTQRQHTQTLDMSAHRNTTQPAPPPPVAGNRPTSPPAAAKNPSGLTLGAIIKEAFDNGYSDIHLGVGEVPRYRNRGEISPTEYPETDHESFMSWLREVMTEREIQQFEENLEFDGATQYEFARVRINVFGSLKGHAMVLRLIPLKILSMEQLRLPPVFRDICHSHKGLILVTGPTGSGKSTTMAAMIDYINREMAKHIITIEDPVEFVHQSRKSLVKQREVGMHTRKFDNALKAALREDPDLILVGEMRDKETVNTALKAAQTGHLVMGTLHTNSAVKTIERILNLYSGEEQDAMRVALAESLVAVIAQGLCRTTDGKRAAFHDILINTEAVKEWVKDGKYDEITELMKQASFDGMITMNQSLLNLYQEGRITEETALEMSPTPNEMAQFLRGRV; encoded by the coding sequence ATGACAGAAACACAGAACTCTGCCAATTCCCATCCTGCTGCTCCTCGGAATGTGCCGCCTATGCCGCCGCCACCACCATCATTAACGACACAACGGCAGCATACACAAACATTAGATATGTCTGCTCATCGGAATACAACTCAACCTGCACCACCGCCACCAGTTGCAGGTAATCGTCCCACAAGTCCACCAGCCGCAGCAAAAAATCCTTCTGGGTTAACTTTGGGAGCAATTATTAAAGAAGCTTTTGATAATGGTTATTCAGATATTCACTTGGGTGTAGGTGAAGTTCCCCGCTACCGCAACCGTGGCGAAATTAGCCCCACAGAATATCCCGAAACAGATCATGAAAGTTTCATGAGTTGGTTACGGGAAGTGATGACAGAAAGAGAAATTCAGCAATTTGAAGAAAACCTAGAATTTGATGGTGCAACTCAATATGAATTTGCTCGTGTGCGGATTAATGTTTTTGGCTCATTGAAAGGCCATGCAATGGTACTGCGGTTGATTCCCCTGAAAATTTTATCGATGGAACAGTTGCGCTTACCACCAGTTTTTCGAGATATCTGCCACTCCCATAAAGGCTTAATCTTAGTGACTGGGCCGACTGGTTCTGGGAAATCAACCACAATGGCGGCGATGATTGACTATATTAATCGGGAAATGGCCAAGCACATCATCACCATCGAAGACCCGGTAGAATTTGTTCACCAAAGCCGCAAGTCATTGGTAAAACAACGGGAAGTGGGGATGCACACTCGCAAGTTTGATAATGCTTTAAAAGCAGCCTTGCGGGAAGATCCAGATTTGATTCTGGTGGGGGAAATGCGGGATAAAGAAACAGTCAACACCGCCTTAAAAGCTGCCCAAACAGGTCACTTGGTAATGGGAACACTGCACACCAACAGTGCGGTAAAAACCATTGAACGGATTTTGAATTTATACTCTGGTGAAGAACAAGATGCAATGCGGGTAGCCCTGGCAGAATCTTTGGTAGCAGTCATCGCTCAAGGATTGTGTCGAACGACTGATGGTAAACGAGCTGCATTCCACGATATCTTAATTAACACTGAGGCGGTTAAAGAATGGGTCAAAGACGGTAAATATGATGAAATTACCGAATTGATGAAACAAGCCAGTTTCGACGGCATGATTACAATGAATCAGTCGCTGCTCAATCTTTATCAAGAAGGTCGCATTACTGAAGAAACAGCTTTAGAAATGTCACCAACTCCTAACGAAATGGCTCAGTTTCTCCGAGGACGAGTTTAA
- a CDS encoding circadian clock KaiB family protein, with protein sequence MTTPKLFLPKVFKGIALFTPGGDLIYCIDPNKQGRWHLHLCAALQEILDLTEPPHFLVPCYTATVDHWLDPHTQQIRTFAEAYPAVLQHQALLNAIFHTGDLIWQAAPWQDGLCDRMVLATYRSTFPQLWEDHDLIVNLDLSEKAPKYYPPVRTTQNIQQKNQCYVLRLFIAGHSANTERILHNLHELLERSLGYPYTLKVIDVLTHPEQAEIDQVSATPTLVKVWPQPIRRIVGDLDNAEKIFQMLGAAEKL encoded by the coding sequence TTGACTACACCTAAACTCTTTTTACCTAAAGTTTTTAAAGGCATTGCCTTATTTACACCTGGAGGCGATTTAATTTACTGCATCGACCCCAATAAACAAGGTCGATGGCATTTGCATTTGTGCGCTGCTTTACAAGAAATTCTCGATTTAACGGAACCGCCACATTTTTTAGTTCCTTGTTATACTGCCACAGTTGACCACTGGTTAGATCCCCATACGCAACAAATTCGGACTTTTGCCGAGGCTTATCCGGCAGTACTACAACATCAAGCTTTACTGAATGCAATTTTTCATACGGGTGATTTAATCTGGCAAGCTGCACCTTGGCAAGATGGTTTGTGCGATCGCATGGTGTTAGCTACTTATCGTTCCACTTTTCCCCAACTTTGGGAAGACCACGATTTAATTGTGAACTTAGACTTATCAGAAAAAGCTCCCAAATACTATCCACCAGTCAGAACCACACAAAACATCCAACAAAAAAACCAATGTTACGTTTTGCGTTTATTTATTGCTGGTCATAGCGCCAATACCGAACGGATACTGCACAATTTACACGAATTGTTAGAGCGATCGCTAGGATATCCCTACACTTTAAAAGTGATTGATGTTCTAACTCATCCAGAACAAGCAGAAATTGACCAAGTGTCTGCAACTCCTACACTGGTTAAAGTTTGGCCGCAACCAATTCGACGCATCGTCGGCGATTTAGATAACGCCGAGAAAATTTTCCAAATGTTAGGTGCAGCAGAAAAGCTATAA
- a CDS encoding sulfate ABC transporter substrate-binding protein yields the protein MNKSQHPATIHTCIEKTGQLMQVLYQKIVRIWLNQTSVKRFAYLCFLGAILSVVISACAGSYSATEPEIKLRLVSFSVTKAAHDQIIPKFVEKWQKEHNQKVVFDQSYGGSVAQAADVISGKQEADIVHLALPLDVIRIQQAGLIKSSWQIRTPRNGIVSRSVAAIVTREGNPKKIQTWADLAKDDVQLIAANPKTSGIGIWELLAFWGSVTQNGGDEATALNYIAKVYQNAAVLTKDAREASDVFFQKDQGDVLITYENEVNLAEKTTSKLPYVIPGLNISIDNPVAVVDKNIDEHKTRKVAEAFVDFLYSSEAQREFAKLQYRPVDPTVTQEVISQYTPIQTLFTAQDLGGWDIIQTKFLNDGAIFDKVKANSKA from the coding sequence ATGAATAAGTCGCAGCATCCAGCTACTATACATACTTGCATTGAGAAAACTGGACAGTTAATGCAAGTTTTGTATCAAAAAATCGTGAGAATTTGGTTGAACCAAACCTCTGTTAAAAGATTTGCATATTTATGCTTTTTAGGTGCGATTTTAAGTGTAGTTATCTCTGCTTGTGCGGGAAGTTATTCAGCGACAGAACCAGAAATTAAGTTAAGACTAGTTTCTTTCTCGGTCACTAAAGCTGCCCATGACCAAATTATTCCTAAATTTGTCGAAAAGTGGCAGAAAGAACACAACCAAAAAGTAGTTTTTGACCAAAGTTATGGCGGTTCTGTCGCTCAAGCGGCTGATGTAATTTCGGGTAAGCAAGAAGCAGATATAGTCCACTTAGCACTGCCATTAGATGTAATTAGAATTCAACAAGCTGGTTTAATTAAATCCAGTTGGCAGATTAGAACCCCCAGAAATGGCATTGTTAGTAGATCGGTAGCAGCAATTGTTACCCGTGAAGGTAATCCGAAAAAAATTCAAACTTGGGCAGACTTAGCTAAAGACGATGTGCAACTCATTGCAGCTAACCCTAAAACTTCAGGAATTGGCATTTGGGAATTATTAGCTTTTTGGGGTTCAGTTACGCAAAATGGCGGAGATGAAGCAACAGCTTTAAATTACATTGCCAAAGTTTATCAAAATGCTGCCGTCTTAACAAAAGATGCCCGTGAAGCTAGTGATGTGTTTTTTCAAAAAGACCAAGGTGATGTTTTAATTACCTACGAAAATGAGGTCAATTTAGCAGAGAAAACTACCTCAAAACTACCTTATGTCATCCCAGGATTAAATATTTCTATAGATAACCCCGTTGCTGTAGTAGATAAAAATATTGATGAACACAAGACAAGAAAAGTAGCCGAAGCATTTGTTGACTTCTTATATTCCTCAGAAGCCCAACGGGAATTTGCTAAATTACAATACCGTCCGGTAGATCCTACAGTTACCCAAGAGGTAATCTCACAATATACCCCCATTCAAACTTTATTCACAGCCCAAGATTTAGGGGGATGGGACATAATTCAAACAAAATTTTTAAACGATGGGGCAATTTTTGACAAAGTTAAAGCTAATAGTAAAGCATAA